CTTTCTTGACAAAGCAAGTCAACGCATTGATATTGAGAGAAACTCACCAAAAGTTCAGGGATCTTGGTTCTCCTACCATTTCCATTATGATAGGTGAATGCGGcattgggagagctctacttgatttggggagtagtgtaaACTTGCTACCATTCTCAGTATATGGGCAGTTGAGGTTGGGTGAGTTGGAGAAGACCTCCATGATGCTATAGTTGGCTGACAGATCAGTCAAGGTACCACAAGGTGTTATTGAAGATGTGTTGGTTCGGGTGGACAAATTTTATTATCTAGTGGACTTTGTAGTTTGGGATATGCAACAGCCAGTCTCCACCATTTACCAGACACTTGTCATTCTTGGACGTccattccttgctacctccaatgcATTGATCAATTGTCAAAGTGGAGTACTAAAGCTCACATTCAGGATTATGACATTAGAGATGAACATGTTCAATGCCTGCAATATGCCAAGTGGTTGTGATGACTCAAAGGTACATACAATTGATTTGACAGATGACTTTGACATTTTAGAGTTGTTATCGATACTTGATTCTGATAGTACATTTGAGAATGAATCTTCCGAGCAGCgtaatattttttataagacaGTTCGTTTGTCTAGAGAGTTGACAGAATCAAAGGGGTAGTTGGTAGGCTCgctaaggcttgggtccttaactaccaaaaataatatttataaacctaacttcAACcta
This window of the Malania oleifera isolate guangnan ecotype guangnan chromosome 6, ASM2987363v1, whole genome shotgun sequence genome carries:
- the LOC131158518 gene encoding uncharacterized protein LOC131158518, producing the protein MSMTLSTLEKGKFMARPQPNPQVYQQQQQQLQNVSRDSIEIAKAVITLRSGKEVSRLEISSDRQTAVPTPKVTTKTYETKEKSNEASLELKKSVNMEAEMSKEYRPVVPYPQRLTAGQKNKYHTKIQEIFNQVKINILLLDAIQQVPSYAKFLKDLCTVKRKLNVKNKTFLTKQVNALILRETHQKFRDLGSPTISIMIGECGIGRALLDLGSSVNLLPFSVYGQLRLVDFVVWDMQQPVSTIYQTLVILGRPFLATSNALINCQSGVLKLTFRIMTLEMNMFNACNMPSGCDDSKVHTIDLTDDFDILELLSILDSDSTFENESSEQRNIFYKTVRLSRELTESKG